Proteins from one Bradyrhizobium roseum genomic window:
- a CDS encoding MraY family glycosyltransferase has protein sequence MARSLFLLSLAAAVPAALLSGALTWAIRPLMMRIALAKPNARSSHRIPTPQGAGIAVIAATLIAAAAVIGLAGPADMKIPATVFGATLFIAAVGFVDDVRTLSVAPRLLLQGAAVAAVILAAPEGLRIVAACPLWLERGLLIIAGLWFVNLVNFMDGLDLMTVAEIVPVTGALVLLGWLAELPAPAMVAAAALLGAMLGFAPFNRPVAKIFLGDVGSLPIGLLAGWCLLQLAWHQQMAAALLLPLYYLTDTTVTLFRRMARREPFWAAHRSHFYQRATDNGFSAPRVVGEVFALNILLAALAIGSALTSSAATAVVLLIIGGIATAFLMRRFSRRLPLSG, from the coding sequence ATGGCCCGTTCGCTTTTTCTGCTGTCACTGGCCGCCGCGGTGCCGGCCGCGCTGCTGTCGGGCGCGCTGACCTGGGCGATCCGGCCGCTCATGATGCGCATAGCGCTGGCCAAGCCGAACGCGCGTTCCTCGCACCGGATCCCGACGCCGCAGGGCGCCGGCATCGCGGTGATCGCGGCCACGCTGATCGCGGCCGCGGCGGTCATCGGACTTGCCGGCCCGGCCGACATGAAGATTCCCGCCACCGTGTTCGGCGCAACGCTGTTCATTGCCGCAGTCGGCTTTGTCGACGACGTAAGAACGCTTTCGGTCGCGCCGCGGCTGCTGCTGCAGGGGGCCGCCGTCGCAGCCGTGATCCTTGCGGCGCCCGAAGGCCTGCGCATCGTTGCCGCCTGCCCGCTCTGGCTCGAGCGCGGCTTGCTGATCATCGCAGGGCTGTGGTTCGTGAACCTCGTCAACTTCATGGACGGGCTCGACCTGATGACGGTCGCCGAGATCGTGCCCGTCACCGGCGCGCTGGTTCTGCTCGGCTGGCTGGCCGAACTCCCGGCGCCCGCGATGGTGGCTGCTGCTGCCCTGCTCGGCGCGATGCTGGGATTTGCGCCCTTCAACCGGCCGGTGGCGAAAATCTTCCTTGGCGATGTCGGCAGCCTGCCGATCGGCCTGTTGGCCGGCTGGTGCCTGCTGCAGCTCGCCTGGCACCAGCAGATGGCGGCCGCCCTGCTGTTGCCGCTGTATTATCTCACTGACACGACCGTCACGCTGTTTCGGCGGATGGCGAGGCGCGAGCCGTTCTGGGCGGCGCACCGCAGCCATTTCTACCAGCGCGCCACCGACAACGGATTTTCCGCACCGCGCGTGGTGGGCGAAGTATTTGCGCTCAACATCCTGCTTGCCGCGCTGGCGATCGGCTCGGCCCTGACCTCGTCGGCGGCCACCGCCGTCGTGCTCTTGATCATCGGCGGCATCGCCACGGCGTTCCTGATGCGCAGATTCTCGCGCCGGCTGCCGTTGTCGGGCTAA
- a CDS encoding lysylphosphatidylglycerol synthase transmembrane domain-containing protein yields the protein MRGILLSALKILVSAALLYFSLRKVDLAELFGRIDVSSLGWIGVAIAVTFLQIFVGVLRWREISAECGAPLPTRQAMRFNVIGTFFNQTLPSSIGGDAVRLWLVARSGHGWRAATYSIFVDRAIGLIALAVVIVASLPWSYRLITDPHGRSALLLVDFAALAGGLGFLVLGRLPWPWLKRWWLTHHFHACSVIANRVLFSRAHGPKVAILSLLVHVLAVVIAWCVVQSIAAPVLFGQVFQLVPPVMLITMLPISIAGWGVREATMGLAFGYAGLMASEGVNISLLYGAVSFIVGLVGGLVWILSAEKAAQGTVPIQVPK from the coding sequence ATGCGCGGTATCCTGCTTTCGGCGTTGAAGATACTGGTCTCGGCGGCGCTGTTGTATTTCTCGCTGCGCAAGGTCGACCTGGCCGAGCTGTTCGGCCGCATCGACGTTTCCAGCCTGGGCTGGATCGGCGTGGCGATTGCGGTGACGTTCCTGCAGATATTCGTCGGCGTGCTGCGGTGGCGCGAGATCAGCGCGGAGTGCGGCGCGCCGTTGCCGACGAGGCAGGCGATGCGCTTCAACGTGATCGGAACCTTCTTCAACCAGACACTGCCTTCCTCGATCGGCGGCGACGCGGTCAGGCTGTGGCTCGTGGCGCGCAGCGGCCATGGCTGGCGCGCAGCGACCTATTCCATCTTCGTCGACCGCGCCATCGGCCTGATCGCGCTCGCGGTGGTGATCGTCGCGAGTCTGCCCTGGAGCTACCGCCTGATCACCGATCCGCACGGGCGGTCGGCGCTGCTGCTGGTCGATTTCGCAGCGCTTGCCGGCGGTCTCGGATTTCTCGTTCTCGGCCGGCTGCCGTGGCCGTGGCTGAAGCGCTGGTGGCTCACCCACCACTTCCACGCCTGTTCGGTGATCGCCAACCGCGTGCTGTTCAGCCGCGCGCACGGTCCGAAAGTCGCGATCCTGTCGCTGCTGGTGCATGTGCTCGCCGTCGTCATCGCCTGGTGCGTGGTGCAGTCGATCGCAGCGCCCGTGCTGTTCGGCCAGGTGTTCCAGCTTGTTCCGCCGGTCATGCTGATCACGATGCTGCCGATCTCGATCGCCGGCTGGGGCGTGCGCGAGGCCACCATGGGGCTGGCGTTCGGATATGCCGGCCTGATGGCGAGCGAAGGCGTCAATATCTCGCTGCTCTATGGCGCGGTGTCGTTCATCGTCGGCCTGGTCGGCGGGCTTGTCTGGATCCTGAGCGCCGAGAAGGCTGCGCAGGGCACGGTGCCGATCCAGGTTCCCAAATAA
- a CDS encoding glycosyltransferase family 4 protein has protein sequence MMHKPGKVVVVSQHFPPDPSTTAAIMAAISERVAREAEVLVLSGTAGSAAVGKPSVVEVRNWMPGKAALLKRALAELLFTFRMFVAMLIKLRRGDVTITVPAPFMLPYAFAAAAKLKGARSVLIMHDLYPDVLVMAGMLKPDSLLAKAMHAFNAPMFRALDAVVIIGRDTEKLLLRYRGMTRDKVRFIPNWATLARGVRAVDPDNPYRRSLSARFVVGLSGNLGFTHDPVIVFEAARLLRDNGDIHFLLSGWGVGFDQLKALQAEAKLPNVTLVDRVEDHQLEIFLSAADTWIIPYRRNVAGVSVPSRFYNLLAIGRPVILVSEADAEAALTVIEHDVGWVVEPGRADELAKTVSLAANDQDAQRGARAAEVAGRFDFETAMSEYRNLIHELLQTPN, from the coding sequence ATGATGCACAAGCCGGGAAAAGTCGTCGTCGTCAGCCAGCATTTTCCGCCCGACCCGAGCACGACGGCGGCGATCATGGCGGCGATTTCGGAACGTGTGGCGCGTGAAGCGGAAGTTCTGGTGCTGTCGGGAACGGCGGGTTCCGCGGCCGTCGGCAAGCCTTCGGTCGTCGAAGTGAGGAACTGGATGCCCGGCAAGGCCGCATTGCTCAAGCGAGCCCTGGCCGAACTGCTGTTCACGTTTCGGATGTTCGTCGCGATGCTGATCAAGCTGCGCCGTGGCGATGTCACGATCACCGTGCCGGCGCCGTTCATGCTGCCTTACGCCTTTGCTGCAGCGGCGAAGCTGAAGGGCGCAAGATCGGTGCTGATCATGCACGATCTCTATCCCGACGTGCTGGTCATGGCTGGAATGCTGAAGCCGGATTCCTTGCTGGCGAAGGCAATGCATGCCTTCAACGCGCCGATGTTCCGTGCGCTCGACGCCGTCGTCATCATTGGTCGCGACACCGAAAAATTGCTGCTGCGCTACCGGGGAATGACGCGCGACAAGGTCCGCTTCATTCCGAACTGGGCAACGTTGGCGCGCGGCGTTCGCGCGGTCGATCCGGACAATCCGTATCGCCGTTCGCTCTCGGCCCGTTTCGTCGTCGGACTTTCCGGTAATCTCGGCTTTACCCACGATCCCGTCATCGTGTTCGAGGCGGCGCGGTTGCTGCGCGACAACGGCGATATTCACTTCCTGCTGTCGGGCTGGGGGGTGGGCTTCGATCAGTTGAAGGCCTTGCAGGCCGAGGCGAAGCTTCCGAACGTCACGCTGGTCGACCGCGTCGAGGATCACCAGTTGGAAATTTTCCTGTCGGCCGCCGACACCTGGATCATTCCCTACCGCAGGAACGTCGCCGGCGTGTCGGTGCCCAGCCGGTTCTACAATCTGCTGGCGATCGGACGCCCGGTGATTCTGGTTTCGGAAGCGGACGCCGAGGCGGCGCTGACGGTCATCGAGCACGACGTCGGCTGGGTCGTCGAGCCCGGCAGGGCCGACGAGCTGGCAAAGACGGTAAGCCTCGCAGCCAACGACCAGGATGCGCAACGCGGCGCGCGGGCGGCTGAAGTCGCAGGACGCTTCGATTTTGAAACTGCAATGTCCGAATATCGCAACCTGATCCACGAGCTTCTGCAAACGCCGAATTAG
- a CDS encoding O-antigen ligase family protein, which produces MTLSAAAPPISPLRRYWRDRALWTTIADVFAILTVLSLPWSTTLPAIFVLLWLGAVAWVMDWRAYGELLKQPICYLPFALVGLALAGTLWSDAAWSVRLYAVIPTLKLLVLPGLFYHFERSSRGMWVLAAFLASCALLMVMSWVVAYDPSLSLKGAQSDARGVFVKNYIDQSQEFALCAIALIYPSLHFARRGKFGQSLLAGLLAAGFIGTMAFIVASRSAMVAMPIMLAAVALVHMRLRTTLVIIGVMVAFAGVIWVTTADVRWSPKRLLRDYQLYKAQESVTSIGLRLEFWKKSLRFFSEAPVIGHGTGSLRPLFERAATDYVDPAQRGVISNPHNQTLNIAVQWGAVGVILLYAMWLVHLLLFRGQGFVAWIGLLVVVQNIFTSLFNSHLFDFHEGWMYVLGVGIAGGMTLAVRQRELTATLTVSR; this is translated from the coding sequence GTGACGCTGAGTGCGGCTGCACCGCCGATCTCGCCGCTGCGGCGTTACTGGCGCGATCGGGCGTTGTGGACGACCATTGCGGACGTCTTTGCCATTCTGACCGTGCTTTCGCTGCCCTGGTCGACGACCCTGCCGGCGATCTTCGTGCTGCTCTGGCTCGGTGCCGTGGCGTGGGTAATGGACTGGCGGGCCTATGGCGAACTGCTCAAGCAGCCGATCTGCTACCTGCCGTTTGCGCTGGTCGGCCTGGCGCTTGCCGGCACGCTGTGGTCGGACGCGGCATGGAGCGTGCGGCTTTACGCCGTCATTCCCACCCTCAAGCTTCTGGTGCTGCCCGGGCTGTTCTATCATTTCGAGCGGTCGTCGCGCGGAATGTGGGTTCTCGCCGCGTTCCTGGCGTCCTGCGCGCTGCTGATGGTGATGTCGTGGGTCGTCGCCTACGATCCCAGCCTTTCGCTGAAAGGCGCCCAAAGCGATGCGCGCGGCGTCTTCGTCAAGAACTACATCGACCAAAGCCAGGAGTTCGCGCTCTGCGCCATCGCGCTGATCTATCCGTCCCTGCACTTTGCGCGACGGGGAAAGTTTGGGCAGAGCCTGTTGGCGGGGCTGCTCGCGGCCGGCTTCATCGGCACGATGGCGTTCATCGTCGCTTCGCGATCGGCGATGGTGGCGATGCCGATCATGCTGGCGGCGGTCGCGCTGGTTCATATGAGACTGCGAACAACCCTGGTCATCATCGGCGTCATGGTTGCGTTCGCTGGTGTGATCTGGGTCACCACGGCTGACGTGCGTTGGAGCCCCAAGAGACTTCTGAGGGACTATCAGCTCTACAAGGCGCAGGAGAGCGTGACGTCAATCGGGCTTCGGCTCGAGTTCTGGAAGAAATCCCTGCGGTTCTTTTCCGAAGCGCCGGTGATCGGCCATGGGACCGGATCGCTGCGTCCGCTGTTCGAGCGGGCCGCGACCGATTATGTCGATCCGGCCCAGAGAGGGGTCATCAGCAACCCGCACAACCAGACCCTGAACATCGCGGTGCAATGGGGAGCGGTCGGAGTTATCCTGTTGTACGCGATGTGGCTGGTGCATCTGCTGCTGTTCCGGGGCCAGGGTTTCGTCGCCTGGATCGGATTGCTCGTCGTGGTGCAGAACATCTTCACCTCGCTCTTCAACTCGCACCTGTTCGATTTTCATGAAGGCTGGATGTATGTGTTGGGTGTCGGGATTGCCGGCGGCATGACATTGGCGGTGAGGCAGCGCGAGCTGACCGCGACCTTGACGGTGTCGCGATGA
- a CDS encoding O-antigen ligase family protein, with protein sequence MTTADRMRETAGSLGSMLSSMLAARYDKEARVRNADLIAVLLALLLPWSTSGVGIAVVLWLVAVAAVLEWRPFVRSLRRPICALPIALVLLAALGTLWSDASWAARLQAVAPATKLLVLPFLFYHFERSPRGIWPFVAFLVSCTVLMVASWIVAYDPSLTLKRPDEPSGHGIFVKNYIAQSQEFVLCAVVLIFPIITLLRDGKLRQALLLMAVAASFILNMVFVVVSRTALVTLPVMLAVFAMAHLKWRTNVLLLVAAVIFGALAWTLSPQLQATMDTFARDYRVYKEFNQPTSIGLRLEFWEKSLRFFAEAPVIGHGTGSTRGLFEAAATGPAVLAQGQVIGNPHNQTLSVAVQWGAVGVVILYAMWFSHFALFRGEGLAAWIGLMVVLQNIFSSLFNSHLFDFHEGWMYVLGAGIAGGMVLRARSEAESSGTVPP encoded by the coding sequence ATGACGACGGCGGATCGCATGCGCGAGACCGCGGGCTCGCTCGGTTCCATGTTGTCGTCGATGCTTGCCGCCCGTTACGATAAAGAGGCGCGGGTACGCAACGCTGATCTCATTGCGGTCCTGCTTGCGCTCTTGTTGCCGTGGTCGACCAGCGGCGTGGGCATCGCCGTGGTACTCTGGCTCGTCGCCGTGGCTGCGGTGCTCGAATGGCGTCCGTTTGTGCGTTCGTTGCGGCGCCCGATCTGCGCGTTGCCGATCGCGCTCGTTTTGCTGGCGGCGCTGGGCACCTTGTGGTCGGACGCGTCATGGGCCGCGCGTCTGCAGGCCGTTGCTCCGGCGACCAAGCTGCTGGTATTGCCGTTCTTGTTTTATCATTTCGAGCGCTCGCCCCGCGGCATCTGGCCCTTCGTCGCTTTCCTGGTGTCCTGTACCGTATTGATGGTCGCGTCCTGGATCGTCGCGTACGATCCGAGCCTGACATTGAAGCGCCCCGACGAGCCTTCCGGGCACGGTATTTTCGTCAAGAATTACATCGCCCAGAGCCAGGAGTTCGTATTGTGCGCGGTGGTGCTGATTTTCCCCATCATCACGCTGTTGCGCGACGGCAAACTCCGGCAGGCGCTGCTGCTGATGGCGGTGGCGGCCAGCTTCATCCTCAACATGGTGTTCGTCGTCGTGTCGCGCACGGCGCTGGTGACCTTGCCGGTGATGCTCGCCGTGTTCGCGATGGCGCATCTCAAATGGCGCACCAACGTGCTGCTGCTCGTCGCTGCCGTCATATTCGGTGCCCTGGCCTGGACGCTGTCGCCGCAACTGCAGGCGACAATGGACACGTTCGCGCGGGACTACCGGGTCTATAAGGAATTCAACCAGCCGACGTCGATCGGCCTGCGGCTCGAATTCTGGGAGAAGTCGCTGCGGTTCTTTGCCGAGGCTCCGGTGATCGGCCACGGCACGGGATCGACGCGGGGGCTGTTCGAGGCCGCAGCGACCGGTCCCGCGGTGCTGGCCCAGGGCCAGGTCATCGGGAACCCGCACAACCAGACCCTCAGCGTCGCGGTGCAGTGGGGGGCGGTCGGGGTCGTGATCCTCTACGCGATGTGGTTTTCGCATTTCGCGTTGTTCCGCGGCGAGGGGCTGGCGGCGTGGATCGGACTGATGGTGGTGCTGCAGAACATATTCAGTTCGCTGTTCAACTCGCACCTGTTCGATTTCCATGAAGGATGGATGTATGTGCTGGGCGCCGGTATCGCCGGCGGCATGGTGCTGCGCGCCAGGTCGGAAGCGGAATCTTCCGGAACCGTTCCGCCATGA
- a CDS encoding SDR family NAD(P)-dependent oxidoreductase: MPDQPILVTGAAGFIGFHVARRLLAEGRAVVGLDNLNDYYDPALKKARLDILHGERDFAFEQIDLADRAAMARLFAGPRFEKVVHLAAQAGVRYSIDHPHAYVDANLAGFVNLLEGCRHHGCDHLVYASSSSVYGANTKLPFSVNDKTDHPISLYAATKKANELIAHSYSHLYRLPVTGLRFFTIYGPWGRPDMAIFAFTKAIVEGTPIRLFNHGRMRRDFTHIDDVTRVVLKLVDQAPRDEGATAPARVYNVGNNHPEELLHVVAVLERQLGRAAVREMLPMQPGDVTETFADVAELMRDTGFRPQTSIEDGLADFVAWYCEYYRI, translated from the coding sequence ATGCCGGATCAACCAATATTGGTCACCGGGGCCGCGGGTTTCATCGGCTTCCACGTCGCGCGGCGGCTGCTGGCCGAAGGCCGCGCCGTGGTCGGCCTCGACAATCTCAACGACTATTACGACCCGGCGCTCAAGAAGGCGCGGCTCGACATTCTGCACGGAGAGCGGGATTTTGCGTTCGAACAGATCGATCTCGCTGACCGCGCGGCGATGGCGCGCCTGTTCGCCGGGCCGCGTTTCGAAAAAGTGGTGCATCTCGCGGCACAGGCCGGCGTGCGCTACTCGATCGACCATCCGCATGCCTATGTCGACGCCAATCTCGCGGGGTTCGTCAATCTACTGGAGGGATGCCGGCATCACGGCTGCGACCATCTGGTCTATGCATCCTCATCGTCGGTCTACGGCGCCAACACCAAGCTGCCGTTTTCGGTAAACGACAAAACCGACCATCCGATCAGCCTCTACGCCGCGACCAAGAAGGCGAATGAGCTGATCGCGCATTCCTACAGCCATCTCTACCGGCTTCCGGTGACAGGTTTGCGGTTCTTTACCATTTACGGGCCGTGGGGCCGGCCCGATATGGCGATTTTCGCGTTTACCAAGGCGATCGTCGAGGGAACCCCGATCCGTCTCTTTAACCATGGCCGGATGCGGCGTGATTTTACCCATATCGACGATGTGACGCGCGTCGTATTGAAACTGGTCGACCAGGCTCCGCGCGACGAGGGCGCCACGGCGCCGGCACGGGTTTACAATGTCGGCAATAATCATCCGGAAGAACTGCTTCATGTGGTAGCGGTTCTGGAGCGGCAACTGGGCCGCGCGGCGGTCAGGGAGATGCTGCCGATGCAGCCCGGAGACGTGACCGAGACCTTTGCCGATGTCGCCGAATTGATGCGTGACACCGGTTTCAGGCCGCAGACCTCGATCGAGGACGGGCTTGCCGATTTTGTCGCGTGGTATTGTGAGTACTACAGGATTTGA
- a CDS encoding SDR family NAD(P)-dependent oxidoreductase: MTPVSQLTHRNYMIAAHDALATAFALLAAFYLRFEGGEAFYARLPLLLRILPLFVVFSVVICYVFNLTTTKWRFISLPDALNIMRVASVLTVALIVLDYAFIFAASNPKAPVLFGRITIVLYWFLQVFALSALRFGYRYFRYSRVRRHARTEGASSTLLIGRAADAEVLLRAIESGAVKQLWPVGVLSPSAADRGQSIRNVPVLGGLDDVEDVVRDYAGRGKPISRVVMTPSAFEPEAHPEAILMRARRLGLFVSRLPSLESGDAPRLTNVAVEDLLLRPSEKIDYARLETLVRGKAVIVTGGGGSIGSEICDRVATFGAARLLVIEHSEPALYAVTEALTARGGSAAIEGRIADIRDRDRIMNLMREFKPDIVFHAAALKHVPILERDWSEGVKTNIFGSVNVADAALAAGAAAMVMISTDKAIEPVSMLGLTKRFAEMYCQALDHDLMTQTGGRPHMRLISVRFGNVLASNGSVVPKFKAQIEAGGPVTVTHPDMVRYFMTIREACDLVLTAATHALTPARPDVSVYVLNMGQPVKIVELAERMIRLSGLQPGIDIEIVFSGMRPGERLNEILFASEEPAVEIGVAGIMAAKPNEPPMQTLRKWLAALEDAIARDDRSTIRAVLKDAVPEFGSNAA; the protein is encoded by the coding sequence ATGACACCTGTTTCGCAACTGACACATCGCAACTACATGATCGCGGCGCATGACGCGCTGGCGACGGCGTTTGCGTTGCTTGCGGCGTTCTACCTGCGTTTCGAGGGCGGCGAAGCCTTCTACGCCCGCCTGCCGCTGTTGCTGCGCATTCTGCCGCTGTTCGTCGTATTCAGCGTCGTGATCTGTTACGTCTTCAACCTGACGACGACGAAATGGCGTTTCATTTCGCTGCCGGATGCGCTGAATATCATGCGCGTGGCCAGCGTCCTGACGGTGGCGCTGATCGTGCTCGACTATGCCTTCATTTTCGCGGCATCGAACCCCAAGGCGCCGGTGCTGTTCGGGCGCATCACGATCGTGCTGTACTGGTTCCTTCAGGTGTTCGCGCTGAGCGCGCTGCGGTTCGGCTATCGCTATTTCCGCTATTCGCGGGTTCGCCGCCATGCCCGGACCGAAGGGGCGTCTTCGACCCTGTTGATCGGCCGCGCCGCCGACGCGGAAGTGCTGCTGCGCGCGATCGAGAGCGGCGCGGTTAAGCAACTCTGGCCCGTCGGCGTGCTGTCGCCGTCGGCGGCGGACCGCGGCCAGTCGATCCGCAACGTGCCGGTGCTTGGCGGCCTCGACGACGTCGAGGACGTGGTGCGCGACTATGCCGGGCGCGGAAAACCGATTTCGCGTGTCGTCATGACCCCGTCGGCGTTCGAACCCGAGGCGCATCCCGAGGCCATCCTGATGCGGGCCAGGCGGCTCGGCCTGTTCGTCAGCCGCCTGCCGTCGCTCGAAAGCGGCGACGCGCCCAGGCTGACCAATGTCGCCGTGGAGGACCTGCTGCTGCGGCCGAGCGAGAAGATCGACTATGCGCGGCTCGAGACGCTGGTGAGGGGCAAGGCGGTGATCGTCACCGGCGGCGGCGGCTCGATCGGTTCGGAGATTTGCGACCGTGTCGCGACGTTCGGCGCTGCACGGCTGCTCGTGATCGAGCATTCCGAACCGGCGCTGTATGCGGTCACGGAGGCGCTCACGGCGCGCGGGGGCAGTGCCGCGATCGAGGGGCGGATCGCCGATATCCGCGACCGCGACCGGATCATGAACCTGATGCGGGAGTTCAAGCCCGATATCGTGTTCCATGCCGCGGCGCTCAAGCACGTGCCGATCCTCGAGCGCGACTGGAGCGAGGGCGTCAAGACCAACATCTTCGGTTCGGTCAATGTCGCCGACGCCGCGCTTGCGGCGGGCGCGGCGGCGATGGTGATGATCTCGACCGACAAGGCGATCGAACCGGTCTCGATGCTCGGCCTGACCAAGCGCTTTGCCGAAATGTATTGTCAGGCGCTGGATCACGACCTGATGACGCAAACGGGCGGCCGGCCGCACATGCGCCTGATCTCGGTGCGGTTCGGCAACGTGCTGGCCTCCAACGGATCGGTGGTGCCGAAATTCAAGGCGCAGATCGAGGCCGGCGGCCCGGTCACGGTGACGCATCCGGACATGGTGCGGTACTTCATGACCATTCGCGAGGCCTGCGATCTCGTGCTGACGGCCGCGACGCACGCGCTGACGCCGGCGCGGCCTGATGTTTCCGTCTACGTCCTCAACATGGGACAGCCGGTCAAGATCGTCGAACTGGCCGAGCGGATGATCCGCCTGTCCGGCCTCCAACCCGGCATCGATATCGAGATCGTGTTCAGCGGCATGCGGCCGGGCGAGCGGTTGAACGAGATCCTGTTCGCCAGCGAGGAGCCGGCGGTAGAGATCGGCGTCGCCGGCATCATGGCGGCCAAACCGAACGAGCCGCCGATGCAGACCCTGCGCAAATGGCTGGCGGCGCTGGAAGATGCCATTGCACGGGACGACCGTTCGACCATCCGCGCGGTGCTCAAGGATGCCGTGCCCGAATTCGGATCGAACGCTGCCTGA
- the rfaE1 gene encoding D-glycero-beta-D-manno-heptose-7-phosphate kinase, translated as MFDFEALSQAIPNQTVLCVGDLMLDEFVYGEVSRVSPEAPAPVIAVQRSETNVGGAGNVARNIASLGARCIFAGLVGEDEAGARLKADLAREKLVEAVLVTDSSRPTTRKVRFVSEHFSTHMLRADWELAVPAAADVEQRLIDAILPQLGRADIVLLSDYAKGVLTARVIRNIIDAAKKLGKRVIVDPKSANFAIYRGATLLTPNRKEFAEATRSRADSDLDIAAAAQDAMLLADCEAMLVTQSEHGMTLVVRGGEAIHVPALPVKVRDVSGAGDTVAAVLALTLAAGADWESALRMANAAAAVAVGKKGTATVTPSELRRKILPHASLVAEDKIVPAGGDLDTHLADWRRQGLRIGFTNGCFDFLHPGHVKVLTAARRACDRLIVGLNSDASVKRLKGEGRPVQNESARAEVLAALEAVDLVAIFAEDTPIELIAKVTPSVLVKGGDYTREQVVGHELVEAAGGEVVLVDILPGHSTTSLVDRARGGKA; from the coding sequence ATGTTCGATTTCGAAGCCCTGAGCCAGGCAATTCCCAACCAGACCGTGCTCTGCGTCGGCGATCTCATGCTCGACGAATTCGTCTATGGCGAGGTGTCGCGCGTTTCGCCGGAGGCGCCGGCCCCCGTCATCGCCGTCCAGCGCAGCGAGACCAATGTCGGCGGCGCCGGTAACGTCGCCCGCAACATCGCTTCGCTCGGCGCGCGCTGCATCTTTGCAGGCCTCGTCGGAGAGGACGAGGCGGGCGCCAGGCTGAAGGCCGATCTGGCCCGGGAGAAGCTGGTCGAGGCCGTGCTGGTCACCGATTCGTCGCGCCCGACGACGCGCAAGGTGCGCTTTGTCTCCGAGCATTTTTCCACCCACATGCTGCGCGCGGATTGGGAGCTGGCCGTGCCGGCCGCGGCCGATGTCGAGCAAAGGCTGATCGACGCGATCCTGCCGCAGCTCGGCCGCGCTGATATCGTGCTGCTGTCCGACTACGCCAAGGGCGTGCTGACCGCGCGCGTCATCCGCAACATCATCGACGCCGCCAAAAAGCTCGGAAAGCGCGTGATCGTCGATCCCAAGAGCGCCAATTTCGCGATCTATCGCGGCGCCACGCTGCTGACGCCGAACCGCAAGGAGTTTGCCGAAGCCACCCGCAGCCGCGCCGACAGCGACCTCGACATTGCCGCCGCGGCGCAGGACGCGATGCTGCTCGCCGATTGCGAGGCCATGCTGGTGACGCAAAGTGAGCACGGCATGACGCTGGTGGTTCGCGGCGGCGAGGCGATCCACGTGCCGGCGCTGCCGGTCAAGGTGCGTGACGTCTCCGGCGCGGGCGACACCGTCGCCGCCGTGCTGGCGCTGACGCTGGCGGCCGGGGCCGATTGGGAAAGCGCGCTGCGGATGGCGAACGCGGCGGCGGCGGTGGCCGTCGGCAAGAAGGGAACTGCGACCGTGACGCCATCGGAGTTGCGGCGAAAGATCCTGCCGCATGCGTCGCTGGTGGCCGAAGACAAGATCGTGCCCGCCGGCGGCGATCTCGACACGCATCTTGCGGACTGGCGACGGCAGGGACTGCGCATCGGCTTCACCAATGGCTGCTTCGACTTCCTGCATCCCGGCCATGTCAAGGTGCTGACGGCCGCGCGCCGCGCCTGCGACCGGCTGATCGTCGGTCTCAACAGCGATGCCTCGGTGAAGCGGCTGAAGGGCGAGGGGCGCCCGGTCCAGAACGAAAGCGCGCGCGCCGAGGTGCTGGCGGCGCTGGAGGCGGTCGATCTCGTCGCGATCTTCGCGGAGGACACGCCGATCGAGCTGATCGCGAAAGTCACGCCGAGCGTGCTGGTCAAGGGCGGCGACTACACCCGCGAACAGGTCGTCGGCCACGAGCTCGTCGAGGCGGCCGGCGGCGAGGTCGTGCTCGTCGACATTCTGCCGGGCCACAGCACGACCTCGCTGGTCGACCGCGCGCGGGGAGGCAAGGCGTGA